One stretch of Musicola paradisiaca NCPPB 2511 DNA includes these proteins:
- the ptsH gene encoding phosphocarrier protein Hpr: MFQQEVTITAPNGLHTRPAAQFVKEAKAFASEINVTSNGKSASAKSLFKLQTLGLTQGTVVTISAEGEDEKNAVEHLVKLMAELE, encoded by the coding sequence ATGTTCCAGCAAGAAGTGACTATCACCGCTCCAAATGGTCTGCACACCCGTCCCGCTGCCCAGTTCGTGAAAGAAGCCAAAGCTTTCGCCTCTGAAATCAACGTTACGTCCAACGGCAAAAGTGCCAGCGCTAAAAGCCTGTTTAAATTGCAGACCCTCGGGCTGACACAAGGTACCGTAGTAACCATCTCCGCCGAGGGCGAAGATGAAAAAAATGCCGTTGAGCATCTGGTCAAACTGATGGCTGAGCTTGAGTAA
- the ptsI gene encoding phosphoenolpyruvate-protein phosphotransferase PtsI has translation MISGILVSPGIAFGTALLLKDEEIILNRKKIAADQVEQEIERFLSGRAKASLQLEAIKKKAAETLGPEKEAIFEGHIMLLEDEEFEQEIITLIKDDHASADSAAFSVIESQAKALEELDDEYLKERAADMRDIGKRLLKNILGMNIVDLGDIQDEVILIAKDLTPSETAQLNLNKVLGFITDIGGRTSHTSIMARSLELPAIVGTTDATQKIKNGDFLIIDGVNNQIYQNPEQDVIEKLKAIQEQYNTEKYELAKLKDLPAITLDGHQVEVCANIGTVRDIAGAERNGAEGVGLYRTEFLFMDRDALPTEEEQFHAYKAVAEAMGAQAVIVRTMDIGGDKDLPYMDLPKEENPFLGWRAIRICLDRKEILHSQLRAILRASAFGKLRIMFPMIISVEEVRTLKAELEMLKAQLRAENKTFDETIEVGVMVETPAAAAIAHHLAKEVDFFSIGTNDLTQYTLAVDRGNELISHLYNPMSPAVLTLIKQVIDASHAEGKWTGMCGELAGDERATLLLLGMGLDEFSMSAISIPRIKKIIRNANYEDAKALAEQALAQPTAEELSSLVSRFIKEKTLC, from the coding sequence ATGATTTCAGGCATATTAGTATCACCGGGTATCGCTTTTGGTACGGCACTGCTGCTGAAGGATGAAGAAATCATCCTTAACCGTAAAAAGATCGCTGCCGATCAGGTTGAACAGGAAATCGAACGTTTCCTGAGCGGTCGTGCCAAGGCATCACTTCAGCTGGAAGCCATCAAGAAGAAAGCGGCGGAAACGCTTGGCCCGGAAAAAGAAGCCATCTTCGAAGGGCACATCATGCTGTTGGAAGATGAAGAGTTCGAGCAGGAAATCATAACCCTGATTAAAGACGATCATGCGTCTGCCGACTCCGCAGCGTTTTCCGTCATCGAAAGCCAGGCCAAAGCGCTGGAAGAGTTGGATGACGAGTACCTGAAAGAACGCGCCGCCGACATGCGCGATATCGGTAAACGTTTACTGAAAAACATTCTCGGCATGAACATTGTCGATCTGGGCGACATCCAGGATGAAGTGATTCTGATCGCCAAGGATCTGACCCCGTCCGAAACCGCGCAGTTAAACCTGAACAAGGTGCTGGGTTTTATTACTGACATCGGCGGCCGTACTTCCCATACCTCCATCATGGCCCGCTCGCTTGAACTGCCGGCCATTGTGGGCACCACCGATGCCACCCAAAAGATCAAAAACGGCGATTTTCTGATCATTGACGGGGTAAACAATCAGATTTACCAAAATCCTGAACAGGACGTTATCGAAAAGCTCAAGGCGATTCAGGAACAGTACAACACCGAGAAGTATGAACTCGCCAAACTGAAAGATCTGCCGGCCATCACGCTGGACGGCCATCAGGTTGAGGTTTGCGCCAATATCGGCACCGTGCGCGATATCGCTGGCGCCGAACGTAACGGCGCCGAGGGTGTCGGTCTGTACCGCACCGAATTCCTGTTTATGGATCGCGATGCGCTGCCGACGGAAGAAGAGCAGTTCCATGCCTACAAAGCCGTAGCCGAAGCCATGGGCGCGCAGGCTGTCATTGTTCGTACCATGGATATCGGTGGTGACAAAGATCTGCCGTACATGGATCTGCCGAAGGAAGAGAACCCATTCCTTGGCTGGCGTGCAATCCGCATTTGTTTGGATCGTAAAGAAATTCTTCATTCTCAGCTGCGCGCTATCCTGCGTGCGTCTGCGTTTGGCAAATTACGCATCATGTTCCCGATGATCATCTCCGTGGAAGAAGTGCGTACTCTGAAAGCGGAATTGGAGATGCTCAAAGCCCAGTTGCGTGCGGAAAACAAAACATTTGATGAGACGATCGAAGTGGGCGTCATGGTGGAAACGCCGGCGGCCGCGGCTATCGCTCATCATTTGGCGAAGGAAGTTGATTTCTTTAGTATTGGGACAAACGACCTGACCCAGTATACTCTGGCGGTGGATCGCGGTAACGAGCTGATTTCCCATCTCTACAACCCGATGTCCCCGGCGGTATTGACCCTGATCAAGCAGGTAATCGACGCTTCTCACGCGGAAGGTAAGTGGACCGGTATGTGCGGTGAGCTTGCTGGCGACGAACGTGCTACACTACTGCTGTTGGGGATGGGGCTGGATGAATTCAGCATGAGTGCGATCTCGATTCCTCGCATCAAGAAAATTATCCGTAATGCCAATTACGAAGATGCGAAAGCGCTGGCGGAACAGGCGTTAGCTCAGCCGACAGCAGAAGAGTTGAGCAGTCTGGTAAGCCGGTTCATTAAAGAAAAGACACTTTGCTGA
- the crr gene encoding PTS glucose transporter subunit IIA translates to MGLFDKLKSLVSDDKKSTGSIEIIAPLSGEIVNIEDVPDVVFAEKIVGDGIAIKPTGNKMVAPVDGTIGKIFETNHAFSIESDSGIELFVHFGIDTVELKGEGFKRIAEEGQRVKTGDVVIEFDLPLLEEKAKSTLTPVVISNMDEIKELTKLSGTVVVGETPVIRIKK, encoded by the coding sequence ATGGGTTTGTTCGATAAGCTGAAATCTCTGGTTTCTGATGACAAAAAAAGCACCGGCAGCATTGAAATCATTGCACCGTTGTCAGGTGAAATCGTCAATATTGAAGATGTGCCTGACGTAGTTTTTGCCGAGAAAATCGTGGGGGATGGCATTGCCATCAAACCGACCGGTAACAAAATGGTGGCGCCGGTAGACGGCACTATCGGTAAAATTTTCGAAACCAATCATGCTTTTTCCATCGAATCAGACAGTGGTATCGAACTTTTCGTTCACTTCGGTATTGATACGGTTGAATTGAAAGGCGAAGGTTTCAAACGCATTGCGGAAGAAGGCCAGCGCGTCAAAACAGGCGACGTCGTGATTGAATTTGATTTGCCGTTGTTGGAAGAAAAAGCCAAATCGACTCTGACTCCTGTGGTCATTTCCAATATGGATGAAATCAAGGAGTTGACCAAGCTGAGCGGTACTGTTGTAGTCGGTGAAACACCGGTTATCCGCATCAAGAAATAA
- a CDS encoding ATP-binding protein: MHGRLFWKILLGLWLTFFLISQLLWVGFSFYGERDGNQPPEVRLGRQVIALQLSLAVQALHSGGMAALSEEMSSWPEASRRYISIFPIDEDEDFYAPEAPEHDLLMAPMPPPGGEPGAMGQRPPPDNAPARNDGLSDTTTTQVVQLADGQRYLVRFNVDRWRHDLMPDRGTAPVPFFLHLPPPMIWLGGLGGLLFSWLMAWNLTRPLSQLRGGFDRVSQGDLSVRLFPAMRRRHDEISDVARDFDAMAGRLAVLVDAREQLLHDVSHELRSPLARLQLAIGLARQNQDNVENSLQRIEREAERMDKMIGELLTLSRAENAAGNNEEYFDLLGLVNAVVNDARYEAQVPGVHIVLSTGEYDDYTVKGAAELIRRALDNIVRNALRFSGQGMQVSVMLSRSEHEWTIGVADQGPGVEESKLSSIFDPFMRIDSPQSGKGYGLGLAIARKAVLAHGGRIEAENRESGGLLIRICLPIWQSLDN; encoded by the coding sequence ATGCATGGCAGGTTGTTCTGGAAAATTTTACTGGGGTTATGGCTGACCTTTTTCCTGATTTCCCAATTGCTGTGGGTCGGATTCTCGTTTTACGGTGAACGCGACGGCAACCAGCCGCCGGAAGTGCGGCTGGGACGCCAGGTTATTGCGTTGCAGCTTTCGCTGGCTGTTCAGGCGCTGCATAGCGGTGGGATGGCGGCGTTGTCTGAAGAGATGTCGTCCTGGCCGGAAGCGTCCCGGCGTTATATCAGCATCTTTCCGATTGATGAGGATGAGGATTTTTATGCCCCGGAGGCGCCGGAACACGATCTGCTGATGGCGCCGATGCCGCCACCGGGCGGCGAGCCGGGCGCGATGGGCCAGCGACCGCCGCCGGATAATGCGCCCGCCAGGAACGATGGCTTGTCGGATACCACAACTACGCAGGTAGTGCAGCTTGCGGATGGCCAGCGCTATCTGGTGCGTTTTAATGTCGATCGCTGGCGTCACGATTTGATGCCTGATCGCGGTACTGCGCCGGTGCCGTTTTTTCTGCATCTTCCACCGCCGATGATCTGGCTTGGCGGGCTTGGCGGCTTGCTGTTCAGCTGGCTGATGGCCTGGAACCTGACTCGACCGCTTAGCCAGTTGCGCGGCGGGTTCGATCGTGTTTCTCAGGGGGACTTGTCGGTACGGTTGTTTCCCGCCATGCGGCGCCGCCATGATGAAATCAGCGACGTTGCCCGGGATTTCGACGCTATGGCCGGGCGGTTGGCGGTATTGGTTGATGCCAGAGAGCAATTGTTGCATGACGTATCGCACGAATTACGCTCGCCGCTGGCGCGCTTGCAATTGGCTATCGGGCTGGCGCGCCAGAATCAGGACAACGTAGAAAATTCGCTGCAACGCATCGAACGGGAAGCCGAGCGGATGGATAAGATGATCGGCGAATTGTTGACGTTGTCGCGGGCGGAAAATGCCGCAGGGAATAACGAAGAGTATTTCGATTTGCTTGGACTGGTGAATGCGGTGGTGAACGATGCGCGGTATGAAGCGCAGGTTCCCGGCGTGCACATCGTGCTGAGCACCGGCGAATATGACGATTATACCGTTAAAGGTGCGGCCGAGCTGATACGGCGGGCATTGGACAATATCGTCAGAAACGCGCTGCGGTTTTCCGGACAAGGGATGCAGGTGTCGGTTATGTTGTCCCGCAGTGAGCATGAATGGACGATTGGCGTGGCGGATCAAGGACCCGGCGTCGAGGAAAGCAAGCTCTCCAGCATTTTCGACCCCTTCATGCGCATTGATTCGCCTCAGTCCGGCAAAGGCTACGGTTTAGGGTTAGCGATCGCCCGCAAGGCAGTGCTGGCCCATGGCGGCAGGATTGAGGCTGAGAATCGTGAATCAGGCGGTTTGCTGATTCGCATCTGCCTACCCATTTGGCAATCCCTTGATAATTGA
- a CDS encoding response regulator transcription factor → MKILLVDDDAELGNMLCEYLTAEGFSTSQVMTGREGVDGAMSDQYTAMILDIMLPDMSGIDVLRQVRRDRQIPVIMLTAKGDNIDRVIGLEMGADDYVPKPCYPRELVARLRAVLRRYEDRSEASADVSTVSYGDLVINPSTRSSEWCGKAFDLTASEFNLLELLMRSSERVVTKDELSEKCLGRRREAYDRSVDVHISNIRQKLALLDGCTLTIETVRSVGYRIR, encoded by the coding sequence ATGAAAATTTTACTGGTAGATGATGATGCTGAACTGGGCAATATGCTGTGTGAATACCTGACGGCGGAAGGGTTCAGTACGTCGCAGGTGATGACCGGCAGGGAAGGGGTGGACGGCGCCATGTCCGATCAGTATACCGCCATGATTCTGGATATCATGCTGCCGGATATGAGTGGTATCGATGTCCTGCGGCAGGTTCGTCGCGACCGGCAGATACCCGTCATTATGCTGACGGCGAAAGGCGACAATATCGACCGGGTTATCGGGCTGGAGATGGGGGCGGATGATTATGTGCCTAAGCCTTGCTATCCCCGCGAGCTGGTCGCCCGTTTGCGGGCCGTGCTACGTCGCTACGAAGATCGCTCGGAGGCGTCGGCGGACGTGAGTACCGTCAGTTATGGCGATCTGGTCATCAACCCATCTACCCGCAGCAGCGAATGGTGCGGCAAGGCGTTTGATCTGACTGCATCCGAGTTTAACTTGCTGGAGCTGTTGATGCGTTCTTCCGAGCGAGTAGTGACCAAGGATGAGTTGTCCGAGAAATGTCTTGGTCGCCGCCGTGAGGCCTACGATCGCAGCGTGGATGTCCACATCAGTAATATCCGTCAGAAACTCGCGCTTTTGGATGGGTGCACTTTGACCATTGAAACCGTGCGCAGCGTCGGCTATCGGATTCGTTGA